A section of the Enterococcus montenegrensis genome encodes:
- the rpmF gene encoding 50S ribosomal protein L32: MAVPARKTSKMKKRLRRTHQNLKRPEISFDAATGDYRRSHRVSLKGYYKGRNVAEEK, translated from the coding sequence ATGGCAGTACCTGCACGAAAAACATCAAAAATGAAAAAACGGCTTAGACGAACCCATCAAAATTTGAAACGACCAGAAATTTCTTTTGATGCTGCTACGGGAGATTACAGACGTTCTCATCGCGTTTCTTTAAAAGGATATTACAAAGGGCGCAATGTGGCAGAGGAAAAATAA
- a CDS encoding C39 family peptidase, protein MNQKRGVFMAKKKSRQPQIIFIGFCMLILGVIWLFFINPTQDTPLQSASISQEEYSQQANHTLKGNQIPTPLILQTDERWANDTYGSGDNNTLAQNGCAILSLTMVLSYFEGKEAVPQDILNWAQNNYFVAGQGTAWQIFSDFAHHYQLQYHDLGTDFQSVQHYLRQKIPVVVSVKPGRFTDVGHIMVLGAEADNQILVLDPNDTPAKATYKELFHPQDLTSEAVHYWAFTKS, encoded by the coding sequence ATGAATCAAAAGCGAGGTGTTTTCATGGCAAAAAAGAAATCCCGCCAACCCCAAATAATTTTTATCGGTTTTTGCATGCTTATTTTAGGTGTAATTTGGCTTTTTTTTATAAACCCTACGCAGGATACTCCATTACAAAGTGCAAGCATTAGTCAAGAGGAGTATAGTCAACAAGCCAATCATACTTTAAAAGGAAATCAGATCCCCACACCTTTGATTTTACAGACAGACGAACGTTGGGCTAATGATACCTATGGTAGTGGCGATAACAATACACTAGCCCAAAACGGCTGTGCAATTTTATCTTTGACAATGGTGCTTTCTTATTTTGAAGGAAAAGAAGCCGTCCCCCAAGATATTTTAAATTGGGCCCAAAATAATTATTTTGTTGCCGGACAAGGAACTGCTTGGCAAATTTTTAGTGATTTTGCTCATCACTACCAACTGCAATATCATGATTTAGGTACTGATTTTCAAAGTGTGCAACACTACTTACGGCAAAAAATCCCCGTTGTCGTCTCTGTCAAACCGGGTCGTTTTACCGATGTGGGACATATTATGGTACTTGGAGCAGAAGCAGACAATCAAATTTTAGTTTTAGACCCTAATGATACGCCCGCAAAAGCAACTTACAAAGAATTATTTCATCCCCAAGATTTAACAAGTGAGGCTGTCCATTATTGGGCTTTCACCAAAAGCTAG
- a CDS encoding phosphatase PAP2 family protein — protein sequence MAIAGILCLMLFAVLAFGIRQPAVERLDSQVTEKVVSLRRPAINKVMFFFTQLGRFSGVVVVMIALALIPGFWWKVVRPAGIALTISWWLAFAMKRGMKRPRPEGKRLIEETDHSFPSFHATCSAALYLSLALGSWALYPQLAFLLVAAAVTIAGLIGFSRIYLGVHFLTDVLGGWLFGSGVTLLVWAVLAHV from the coding sequence ATGGCGATAGCAGGGATTTTATGTCTGATGCTGTTTGCGGTGTTGGCATTTGGAATTCGGCAGCCGGCAGTAGAACGTTTGGATTCCCAAGTGACAGAAAAAGTAGTCAGCCTGCGGCGTCCAGCTATAAATAAAGTGATGTTCTTTTTTACCCAGTTGGGGCGCTTTTCCGGCGTCGTAGTGGTGATGATTGCACTGGCGCTGATCCCTGGATTCTGGTGGAAAGTAGTCCGGCCGGCGGGAATTGCCTTAACGATTAGCTGGTGGCTGGCATTTGCCATGAAGCGGGGAATGAAACGACCACGACCAGAGGGAAAGCGACTAATCGAGGAGACAGACCATAGCTTTCCCAGTTTCCACGCTACCTGTTCGGCGGCGCTATACCTTAGCTTAGCATTGGGCAGCTGGGCTCTTTATCCGCAACTAGCCTTCTTATTGGTTGCAGCAGCCGTGACAATCGCCGGGCTGATTGGATTTTCCCGTATCTATTTGGGCGTCCATTTTCTGACAGATGTTCTAGGAGGCTGGCTCTTTGGTAGCGGAGTTACCCTATTAGTGTGGGCAGTACTGGCACATGTGTAG
- a CDS encoding putative metal homeostasis protein: MEKTDLASAYRRLKSPNIKTRKRALKIIKEYKRDKIRAYYAVN, encoded by the coding sequence ATGGAAAAAACAGATTTGGCGAGTGCCTATCGCAGGCTGAAAAGCCCCAATATTAAAACCCGTAAACGGGCGCTAAAAATAATTAAAGAATACAAACGCGATAAAATTAGAGCCTATTATGCCGTAAATTAA
- the ald gene encoding alanine dehydrogenase, giving the protein MRIGIAKEIKNHENRVALPPSGVLELVKAGHTVLVESEAGLGSGISDVAYQKVGALLTDAAEVWNCDMVMKVKEPQPSEYQYFRAGLVLFTYLHLAANKELTLELMKSGVTAIAYENVQLADGSLPLLSPMSEIAGRMAAQIGAQYLQRTFGGKGILLAGVPGVRQGNVVIIGGGVSGYNAARLALGLGARVTILDVNINRLKELDDIFNGQVQTLISNELNIRNSLKTADLVIGAVLLPGHKAPVLVTEEMVAAMPNESVIVDIAIDQGGIFATGSKVTTHKDPTYIASGVIHYAVANMPGAVPQTSTHALSNATLPYAKLLATTNLEDLLQYNDALYHGVNTYKGQLTLQAVAEDLDLPHTELSALI; this is encoded by the coding sequence ATGCGAATCGGAATTGCCAAAGAAATTAAAAATCATGAAAATCGGGTGGCACTACCCCCAAGTGGTGTCTTAGAGCTCGTGAAAGCTGGCCACACTGTCTTAGTAGAAAGCGAAGCTGGCTTGGGTTCTGGTATTTCTGATGTGGCGTATCAAAAAGTTGGCGCACTTTTGACCGATGCTGCTGAGGTTTGGAACTGCGACATGGTGATGAAAGTAAAAGAACCACAGCCAAGTGAGTATCAGTATTTTAGAGCAGGGTTAGTTTTATTTACTTATCTCCATTTAGCTGCCAATAAAGAATTAACACTTGAATTGATGAAAAGCGGTGTTACAGCGATTGCTTACGAGAATGTTCAATTAGCAGATGGTAGTCTACCACTACTTTCTCCGATGAGTGAAATTGCAGGTAGAATGGCCGCACAAATTGGGGCACAATATTTACAGCGAACATTTGGTGGTAAGGGAATTTTACTTGCGGGTGTTCCAGGTGTCCGCCAAGGTAATGTCGTCATTATCGGTGGTGGCGTTTCAGGATATAACGCGGCACGTTTAGCACTTGGTTTGGGAGCACGAGTGACGATTTTAGATGTAAATATCAATCGTTTAAAAGAATTGGATGATATTTTTAACGGACAAGTTCAAACTCTAATTTCCAATGAACTGAATATTCGTAATTCGTTAAAAACAGCTGATTTAGTCATTGGTGCTGTCTTACTTCCTGGTCACAAAGCTCCAGTTTTGGTGACAGAAGAAATGGTAGCCGCAATGCCCAATGAATCTGTTATCGTTGACATTGCCATTGATCAAGGCGGAATTTTTGCTACTGGTAGTAAAGTAACCACTCACAAAGATCCGACTTATATTGCGTCAGGCGTTATTCATTACGCTGTTGCCAACATGCCTGGAGCTGTACCTCAAACTTCAACTCATGCCCTAAGCAATGCTACATTGCCTTACGCAAAATTATTAGCAACAACTAATTTAGAAGATTTATTACAATATAACGATGCCTTGTATCATGGGGTCAATACGTATAAAGGGCAATTAACCCTGCAGGCTGTTGCAGAAGATTTGGATTTACCCCATACAGAATTGTCCGCGCTAATTTAA
- a CDS encoding permease: protein MFSHLPDSILQMSMIFLSIVIEALPFVLLGCIISGALYVFLTPERVQRLLPQNKLAAIAVGCGLGFFFPSCECGIVPIVNQFVKKGVPNHTAFAFMLTAPIINPIVIFSTFIAFGNSMRYAFLRVIGSLIVAMVIGVWLAYFNQQSIIKDANLQQAVANVSHSHHHEKSVHNQTKKTFIQQVGHVLEHSVDEFFDTGRYLMIGGLIAAAMQTYLPTGVMLTLGSNKILAVVVMLFLALAMSLCSEADAFIGSSLLSLFGTGPVVGFLVFGPMVDIKNLLMMKRYFSGRFIASLVAIIVVCVTGYALVVSL, encoded by the coding sequence ATGTTTAGTCATTTACCTGATTCAATCTTACAAATGAGTATGATTTTTTTATCAATTGTGATTGAAGCTTTACCTTTTGTTTTATTAGGCTGTATTATTTCCGGTGCACTTTACGTTTTTTTAACACCTGAAAGGGTCCAGCGCCTATTGCCCCAAAATAAATTGGCCGCAATTGCAGTAGGGTGTGGTTTGGGCTTTTTCTTTCCTTCTTGTGAATGCGGGATTGTGCCGATAGTCAATCAGTTTGTTAAAAAAGGAGTGCCCAATCACACAGCCTTTGCTTTTATGCTAACAGCACCGATTATTAATCCAATTGTCATTTTTTCTACTTTTATTGCCTTTGGAAATTCGATGCGGTATGCATTTTTACGCGTGATTGGCAGTTTAATTGTTGCCATGGTGATTGGCGTTTGGTTGGCTTATTTTAACCAACAAAGCATTATTAAAGACGCGAACTTGCAACAAGCTGTGGCAAATGTCAGTCATAGCCATCATCATGAAAAAAGTGTTCATAATCAAACGAAGAAAACATTTATCCAGCAGGTAGGTCATGTATTAGAACATAGCGTAGATGAATTTTTTGATACTGGCCGTTACTTAATGATTGGTGGTCTAATTGCCGCTGCGATGCAAACGTATTTACCAACTGGGGTTATGTTGACCTTAGGTTCAAATAAAATTTTAGCAGTCGTTGTGATGCTGTTTTTAGCTTTAGCGATGTCTCTTTGTTCAGAAGCGGATGCTTTTATTGGTTCTTCTTTATTAAGCTTGTTTGGTACAGGGCCAGTTGTCGGCTTTTTGGTCTTTGGTCCGATGGTGGATATTAAAAATCTTTTAATGATGAAACGCTATTTTAGCGGTCGCTTTATCGCGAGTTTAGTCGCAATTATTGTTGTCTGTGTAACAGGCTATGCATTGGTGGTGTCCTTATGA
- the rpmG gene encoding 50S ribosomal protein L33 yields MRQNIILESPITKERLYLTSKNKRNNPERLTLKKYSPQLRQKVIFTEVK; encoded by the coding sequence ATGCGTCAAAATATTATCTTAGAGTCGCCTATAACAAAAGAACGTTTATATCTAACGAGTAAAAATAAACGTAACAACCCCGAACGCTTAACGCTAAAAAAATATTCACCTCAGTTACGTCAAAAAGTGATATTTACAGAAGTGAAATAG
- a CDS encoding redox-sensing transcriptional repressor Rex encodes MKDHHIPKATAKRLPLYYRYLRILNNAGKQKVSSTELSEAVQVDSATIRRDFSYFGELGKRGYGYDVEALMNFFAKTLNEDHMTNVALVGVGNLGTALLKYKFHQSNSIRVSAAFDADEEITGRIIDGVPVYAMRDMVEQIKIQEIDIAILTVPAEFAQGIVDELVAAGIKGILNFTPARLSAPKSVLIQNVDLTNELQTLIYFLHSQDEK; translated from the coding sequence TTGAAAGATCATCATATCCCTAAGGCAACAGCAAAGCGTTTGCCCTTATACTACCGCTATTTGCGGATTTTAAATAATGCTGGAAAACAAAAGGTTTCTTCAACTGAACTTAGCGAAGCCGTACAAGTCGATAGTGCCACTATTCGTCGCGACTTTTCGTATTTTGGTGAGCTTGGCAAAAGAGGTTATGGTTATGATGTGGAGGCATTGATGAATTTCTTTGCTAAAACATTAAACGAAGATCATATGACTAACGTTGCTTTAGTCGGTGTTGGTAATTTAGGGACAGCCCTATTAAAATATAAATTCCACCAAAGTAATAGTATCCGCGTTAGCGCAGCTTTTGACGCAGATGAAGAAATTACTGGTCGCATCATTGACGGGGTTCCTGTTTATGCAATGCGGGACATGGTCGAGCAAATTAAAATTCAAGAAATTGATATCGCCATTTTGACGGTACCAGCAGAATTTGCACAAGGAATCGTAGATGAACTTGTTGCGGCTGGAATCAAAGGTATTTTGAACTTTACTCCAGCTCGTCTTAGCGCACCTAAGAGCGTCTTAATTCAAAACGTCGACTTAACTAATGAATTACAAACATTGATTTATTTCTTACATTCACAAGACGAAAAATAA
- the moaA gene encoding GTP 3',8-cyclase MoaA, with protein MTNAMLIKKQEKTLQDRFGRQHDYLRLSITDRCNLRCVYCMPEEGLPFFPHEKVLSATEIITLVKHFAKMGIKKVRLTGGEPLLRKDILEIAAGIKAIDEIEDLSVTTNGLALPRMAADLKKAGVDRLNISLDTFDAKKYHQMTRGGKLEKVLAGIDAASQQGFKAIKLNTVVINGQNQTELRDFLRYTITQPVNVRFIEFMPIASQKKNWTQGYAGVKEVFTICQTEGWAYEKLTLSGNGPSENYQIKGAKGSFGLIHPVSCQFCESCNRLRVTADGCLKSCLYWADEINLRNKLDDAAAFEAAVVTALNDKPENHQMALDEQEKVKERQPTWRHMSQIGG; from the coding sequence ATGACAAATGCAATGCTTATAAAAAAACAAGAAAAAACTTTACAGGATCGTTTTGGCCGCCAGCATGATTATTTACGTCTTTCGATTACGGACCGCTGCAATTTACGTTGTGTATACTGTATGCCAGAAGAAGGGCTACCATTTTTTCCCCACGAAAAAGTTTTAAGCGCTACTGAAATTATTACTTTAGTAAAACACTTCGCTAAAATGGGCATCAAAAAAGTGCGTTTAACGGGTGGCGAGCCTTTATTACGCAAAGATATACTGGAAATTGCGGCAGGAATTAAGGCAATTGACGAGATTGAAGATTTATCAGTGACGACAAATGGGCTGGCTTTACCAAGAATGGCTGCTGACTTAAAAAAAGCAGGGGTTGATCGGTTAAATATCAGTTTAGATACTTTTGATGCTAAAAAGTATCACCAGATGACGCGGGGTGGCAAATTAGAAAAAGTGCTTGCAGGAATTGATGCTGCTAGTCAGCAAGGCTTTAAAGCTATTAAACTAAATACAGTTGTTATAAATGGACAAAATCAAACGGAATTAAGGGATTTTTTGCGTTATACGATAACTCAGCCGGTTAATGTACGCTTTATTGAATTTATGCCAATTGCCAGTCAAAAAAAGAATTGGACGCAAGGCTATGCCGGGGTAAAAGAAGTCTTTACAATTTGTCAGACTGAAGGTTGGGCATATGAAAAACTGACATTGTCCGGTAATGGCCCTTCAGAGAATTATCAAATTAAAGGCGCAAAGGGATCTTTTGGTTTAATCCACCCTGTAAGTTGTCAATTTTGTGAAAGTTGCAATCGCCTGCGAGTTACAGCAGATGGTTGTTTAAAATCTTGCCTTTATTGGGCAGATGAAATTAATTTGCGTAACAAACTAGATGACGCGGCAGCTTTTGAAGCAGCTGTGGTTACGGCTTTAAACGATAAGCCAGAAAATCATCAAATGGCATTAGATGAACAAGAAAAAGTAAAAGAGCGGCAACCTACTTGGCGACACATGAGTCAAATTGGTGGATAA
- a CDS encoding potassium channel family protein yields the protein MLKKLQKKLNEYNHEYHVLNLTLSIIWIILMLLDFASVININENPFRVVDYLIWILFTIDYCGRLLVDPAKKTFFKKNIFDLIAILPLNFIFGVLGLAHFGKIARINRIARIIGLFGKLSRNKRSILYTNGFIYVLYISLGIIVIGAGLFSIAENRSFADALWYAIVTVTTVGYGDIAPTTDAGKLIAAVLMLLGIGFIGILTSTITSYFSHKNEAMRQVEEDSELAELKKEIILLQNQLDRIEKMLKK from the coding sequence ATGCTCAAAAAGTTACAAAAGAAATTGAACGAGTATAATCATGAATATCACGTTTTAAATTTAACCTTATCCATTATTTGGATTATTTTGATGCTGTTAGATTTTGCATCTGTCATTAATATTAATGAAAATCCGTTTCGTGTTGTTGATTATTTGATTTGGATTTTATTTACCATTGATTATTGTGGGCGTTTGCTTGTTGATCCAGCTAAAAAAACTTTTTTCAAAAAGAATATTTTTGATTTGATTGCGATTTTGCCCCTTAACTTCATTTTTGGAGTACTAGGACTTGCGCATTTTGGCAAAATTGCCCGTATTAATCGTATTGCCCGAATTATCGGACTATTTGGGAAGCTGTCGCGCAATAAGCGCAGTATTTTATATACCAATGGTTTTATTTATGTCCTTTATATTAGTTTAGGGATTATTGTGATTGGAGCCGGACTATTCTCTATTGCAGAAAATCGCTCTTTTGCAGACGCTTTGTGGTATGCAATTGTTACAGTTACCACAGTTGGGTATGGAGACATTGCCCCTACGACTGATGCTGGTAAATTGATTGCCGCAGTTCTGATGCTATTAGGGATTGGTTTTATCGGGATCTTGACCTCAACAATCACCTCTTATTTCAGCCATAAAAACGAAGCCATGCGACAAGTGGAAGAGGATAGTGAATTGGCTGAGTTGAAAAAGGAAATTATTTTATTACAGAATCAATTAGATCGGATTGAAAAAATGTTAAAAAAATAA
- a CDS encoding MoaD/ThiS family protein — protein MIPIKLFAYLAEAIAPEISVALPTEIKKEDLLAIVAKTYPNYAAEIETCSVAVNQNFVQDETISLTKTDEVALIPPVSGG, from the coding sequence ATGATACCCATTAAATTATTTGCTTATTTGGCTGAAGCGATTGCGCCGGAAATTAGCGTAGCACTACCAACAGAAATAAAAAAAGAAGATTTATTGGCAATTGTAGCCAAGACTTACCCGAATTATGCTGCTGAAATTGAAACTTGTAGTGTGGCAGTAAATCAAAATTTTGTGCAAGATGAAACAATCTCTTTGACTAAGACAGATGAAGTAGCGTTAATTCCACCTGTAAGTGGAGGTTAA
- a CDS encoding ABC-F family ATP-binding cassette domain-containing protein, whose product MILLQANQIARLFGAEVLFRNIHLEIATKARIGLVGRNGAGKSTLLKIIAGIEAPDEGTIAKNKTATLGYLAQDTGLTSEATIWDEMLTAFEKVRQMEQRMRTLEVKISESNPSGSDYESTLKEYDKLQHDFADSNGYGYENEIRSVLHGFQFDESFYQQKINNLSGGQKTRLALARMLLQKPDILILDEPTNHLDIETLSWLENYLQNYSGALLIVSHDRYFLDKVTNEIYELSRHKMTHYKGNYSRYLDLKAAQLASEWKAYEKQQQEINKLEDFVARNLVRASTTKRAQSRRKQLEKMERLDRPQGAEKSAHFLFHIDKVSGNVVLQLNDGAIGYSPTDILAQPVDLDIRRQDAIALVGPNGIGKSTLLKSLIGQLPFIRGEAQLGANVSIGYYDQGQADLNSNKTILQELWDEHPTTPELEIRNVLGSFLFSGEDVDKPINLLSGGEKARVALAKLAMDEENFLILDEPTNHLDIDNKEVLENALIDYEGTLLFVSHDRYFINRIATKVIELSPEGSRLFLGDYDYYLEKKKEEEEIAALLAAENNDTPVVISAGKENFQKSKEQQKLLRSLQRKVGDVEQKMSETDEIIDQLEAEMVKPEILADHLQLQELNEKLEVARSKQNELLEKWEELSLELEEYE is encoded by the coding sequence ATGATATTATTACAAGCAAATCAAATTGCTCGCCTTTTTGGCGCAGAAGTCTTATTTCGCAATATTCATTTAGAGATTGCTACAAAAGCACGCATTGGACTGGTGGGGCGTAATGGGGCCGGCAAATCCACTCTATTAAAAATCATCGCCGGCATTGAAGCCCCCGATGAAGGAACAATCGCTAAAAATAAAACTGCAACCTTAGGATATCTAGCCCAAGATACCGGCTTAACTTCTGAGGCAACAATTTGGGATGAAATGCTGACCGCTTTTGAAAAGGTCCGACAAATGGAACAGCGGATGCGAACTTTAGAAGTCAAAATTTCAGAAAGCAATCCCAGTGGTAGTGATTATGAAAGTACCTTAAAAGAGTACGATAAATTACAACACGATTTTGCTGATAGTAACGGCTACGGTTATGAAAATGAAATCCGCTCTGTTTTACACGGTTTTCAATTTGATGAAAGCTTTTATCAGCAAAAAATTAACAACCTTTCCGGTGGCCAAAAAACGCGACTGGCTTTAGCCCGCATGCTTTTGCAAAAACCAGATATTTTAATATTAGATGAACCTACTAACCACTTAGATATAGAAACGTTAAGCTGGCTAGAAAACTATTTACAAAACTATAGCGGTGCCTTACTGATTGTTTCTCACGACCGTTACTTTTTAGATAAAGTAACCAATGAAATTTACGAGTTGAGTCGTCATAAAATGACTCACTACAAAGGCAATTACAGTCGCTATTTGGATTTAAAAGCCGCACAATTAGCCAGTGAATGGAAAGCCTATGAAAAGCAACAACAAGAAATTAATAAGCTAGAAGATTTTGTTGCGCGAAATTTAGTCCGCGCCTCGACAACCAAAAGAGCCCAAAGTCGCCGCAAACAACTGGAAAAAATGGAACGGCTAGATCGACCTCAAGGTGCAGAAAAATCAGCACATTTTCTTTTCCATATTGATAAAGTGTCTGGTAATGTCGTTTTACAATTAAACGATGGGGCAATTGGCTACAGCCCCACTGATATTTTAGCCCAACCTGTGGACTTAGATATTCGCCGACAAGACGCCATTGCTTTAGTCGGACCAAACGGCATCGGCAAGTCTACGTTATTAAAATCCTTAATCGGACAGCTTCCGTTTATCCGCGGCGAAGCCCAATTAGGGGCGAATGTTTCCATTGGCTATTACGATCAAGGCCAAGCAGACTTAAACAGCAATAAAACGATTCTACAAGAATTATGGGATGAACATCCTACTACCCCAGAATTAGAAATTCGCAATGTCTTAGGGAGCTTCTTGTTTTCTGGTGAAGATGTGGATAAGCCAATTAATTTATTAAGTGGTGGTGAAAAGGCACGTGTCGCATTAGCAAAACTGGCAATGGATGAAGAAAACTTTTTGATCTTAGATGAACCTACTAACCACTTGGATATCGATAACAAAGAGGTCTTAGAAAATGCCTTGATCGACTACGAAGGAACTTTGCTTTTTGTTTCCCATGACCGTTACTTCATCAACCGAATCGCCACCAAAGTCATCGAGCTGTCCCCAGAAGGCAGTCGGTTATTTTTAGGTGATTACGATTATTATCTTGAAAAGAAAAAAGAAGAAGAAGAAATTGCCGCCCTACTCGCTGCGGAAAACAACGACACACCCGTTGTTATCTCCGCTGGTAAAGAAAACTTCCAAAAAAGTAAAGAACAACAAAAACTTCTCCGCAGCCTACAACGTAAAGTAGGCGATGTGGAACAAAAGATGAGTGAGACAGACGAAATAATCGACCAACTAGAAGCCGAAATGGTAAAACCAGAAATTTTAGCTGATCATCTGCAACTACAAGAATTAAATGAAAAATTAGAGGTTGCCCGTAGTAAACAAAACGAGCTGTTAGAAAAATGGGAAGAATTAAGCCTGGAATTAGAAGAATACGAATAA
- a CDS encoding thioredoxin family protein, with amino-acid sequence MIQITDFNSGLQQLNQEKLAIAYISQPGCSVCVAVKPQLEARFAKDVPIYHFDGSKFPEVAGHFQALTAPLVVLLSHGKELTRSARFIDYPALTKIIAEFSDEKPDYVELFR; translated from the coding sequence ATGATCCAAATTACAGATTTTAACAGCGGATTACAACAATTAAACCAAGAAAAATTAGCGATTGCCTATATCTCTCAGCCTGGCTGTAGCGTTTGCGTGGCGGTAAAACCGCAACTAGAAGCTCGTTTTGCCAAAGATGTCCCAATTTACCATTTTGATGGGAGTAAATTTCCTGAAGTTGCCGGTCATTTTCAAGCTCTGACAGCACCTCTAGTCGTTTTATTAAGTCATGGCAAAGAATTAACCCGTTCAGCTCGTTTCATCGATTACCCTGCCTTGACAAAAATCATCGCAGAATTTTCTGATGAAAAACCTGATTACGTTGAACTTTTTCGCTAA
- a CDS encoding TIGR03943 family putative permease subunit: MIRFLILAGYFELMMYLQVSGKLNQFINVHYSYLAILSMILSFVLAMVQLVLWVKADGKKEDSLEHSHEEGIEHEHGLKKRHQRVIAYILLALPVIVGTFFPVVSLDTTIVQAKGFQFPISKESVGDPQMQTQYLQPNTSMYYNKTEYQKQMDKLMKKYDKSGTLAVTEENYLEIMELIYNYPSEFIGRKISFDGFIYHAKQDQKEDDFVFRFGIIHCVADSGVFGLRIHLPAGSSFKNDQWVHIEGVIQSNFYQPLKRELPVVQTMKTSTITAPKNQYVYRSF; encoded by the coding sequence ATGATTCGCTTTTTAATTTTAGCTGGTTATTTTGAGTTGATGATGTATTTACAAGTTTCTGGTAAACTCAATCAGTTTATTAATGTTCACTACAGTTATTTGGCTATTTTGTCCATGATTTTATCTTTTGTCTTGGCGATGGTGCAATTGGTATTGTGGGTGAAAGCTGACGGTAAAAAAGAAGACTCCTTAGAACATAGTCATGAAGAGGGGATAGAACACGAGCACGGTCTGAAAAAAAGACACCAACGCGTAATCGCCTATATTTTATTAGCATTACCGGTGATTGTCGGGACTTTTTTTCCAGTGGTCAGTTTAGATACCACGATTGTTCAGGCTAAAGGATTCCAATTTCCGATTAGTAAAGAGTCAGTGGGAGATCCACAAATGCAGACCCAATATCTACAGCCTAATACAAGCATGTACTACAATAAAACTGAATACCAAAAACAAATGGATAAATTAATGAAAAAGTATGATAAATCTGGTACATTAGCCGTTACAGAAGAAAACTACCTAGAAATAATGGAACTGATTTATAATTACCCAAGTGAGTTTATTGGGCGTAAAATTAGTTTTGACGGTTTTATTTATCATGCCAAACAAGATCAAAAAGAAGACGATTTTGTTTTTCGTTTTGGGATTATTCACTGTGTTGCCGATTCAGGAGTTTTTGGTCTACGTATTCATTTACCAGCAGGATCGTCTTTTAAAAACGACCAATGGGTGCATATCGAAGGGGTTATTCAGAGTAATTTTTATCAACCTTTAAAACGGGAATTACCAGTGGTACAGACGATGAAAACAAGTACAATCACAGCCCCTAAAAATCAATACGTGTATCGCTCATTTTAA
- the rpsN gene encoding 30S ribosomal protein S14, with protein sequence MAKKSKIAKAKRQEALIEKYAVQRRELKAAKDYVALAKLPKDSNPNRLKFRDQIDGRPRAYMRKFGMSRINFRQLAHKGLIPGVKKASW encoded by the coding sequence ATGGCAAAAAAATCAAAAATTGCAAAAGCGAAAAGACAAGAAGCTTTAATTGAAAAATACGCCGTGCAACGTAGGGAATTAAAAGCAGCAAAAGACTATGTTGCTTTAGCCAAACTACCAAAAGACTCCAATCCCAATCGCTTGAAATTCCGCGATCAAATCGATGGTCGTCCTCGGGCGTATATGCGTAAATTTGGGATGTCCCGTATCAATTTCCGCCAATTAGCCCACAAAGGGTTAATTCCGGGCGTGAAAAAGGCTAGCTGGTAA
- a CDS encoding molybdenum cofactor biosynthesis protein MoaE, giving the protein MALVKLQTEPIDVAFYYNQLKDPRYGGIVTFAGVIREWTGAIQTKGIGYTAYEEMAEKELLNLATKVEAKGAKVVLVHRLGELKIGEEAVFIGVACPHRKDAFVGCEYLIDHLKRNVPIWKKEYDTDKVRWGGLSQ; this is encoded by the coding sequence ATGGCGCTTGTTAAATTACAGACAGAACCAATTGATGTTGCCTTTTATTATAATCAATTAAAAGATCCCCGATATGGTGGCATCGTTACTTTTGCGGGTGTCATTCGCGAGTGGACCGGTGCAATCCAAACAAAAGGGATCGGCTATACAGCCTACGAAGAAATGGCAGAAAAAGAGCTTTTAAATTTAGCGACTAAAGTCGAAGCAAAAGGCGCAAAAGTCGTTTTGGTTCACCGTTTAGGAGAATTGAAAATTGGCGAAGAAGCGGTATTTATCGGGGTGGCTTGTCCCCACCGTAAAGATGCTTTTGTAGGCTGTGAATATTTAATTGATCATTTGAAAAGAAATGTTCCAATTTGGAAAAAAGAATACGATACAGATAAAGTCCGCTGGGGAGGTTTAAGCCAATGA